The following proteins are co-located in the Polymorphospora rubra genome:
- a CDS encoding RNA polymerase sigma factor, with the protein MLHRLGGEDAEDLVAEVFVVAWRRLAEIRVGEERPWLFGVARRLVMQHRRHRADRAALQVRLLSETGSDDASESDPATTERAEVVAALAKLPEADREVLLLRYWYDLSGRESAKVLGCTTATFAVRLHRARRRFRRTYEDGSTASKSLPASSLTASTRGLP; encoded by the coding sequence GTGCTTCACCGACTGGGCGGGGAGGACGCCGAGGACCTGGTGGCCGAGGTGTTCGTCGTGGCGTGGCGGCGACTGGCGGAGATCAGGGTCGGCGAGGAACGACCGTGGTTGTTCGGCGTCGCGCGGCGGCTGGTGATGCAGCACCGTCGACACCGTGCGGACCGGGCCGCGTTGCAGGTCCGCCTGCTCTCGGAGACCGGGTCCGATGACGCCTCCGAATCCGACCCCGCGACCACGGAGCGGGCCGAGGTCGTCGCGGCGCTGGCGAAACTGCCCGAGGCCGACCGGGAGGTGCTGCTGCTGCGGTACTGGTACGACCTGAGCGGAAGGGAGTCGGCCAAGGTGCTGGGGTGCACCACGGCCACGTTCGCGGTACGGCTGCACCGGGCCCGACGCCGATTCCGGAGAACCTACGAGGACGGGTCAACTGCTTCGAAATCGCTGCCGGCCAGCAGTTTGACAGCATCTACGAGGGGGCTGCCGTGA
- a CDS encoding FadR/GntR family transcriptional regulator — MAEASRDAVRAAAPVLHDAVLDALGLEITGGQHAPGTALTLEQLQQRFGVSRTVMREAMRILESLNLVASRRRVGLVVQPMHRWRVLDPRVIRWRLDGPGRADQLRTLTDLRVAVEPLAAAGAARHATADDRARLRTLATRMRQLGEAGELDAFLAADVEFHALLLQACLNEMFTALTGVIAEVLAGRTEHGLMPKCPRPVALDLHDQVATCVAAGDAWGAETAMRELVEEVRDAISTTPSVGTV; from the coding sequence ATGGCCGAGGCGAGTCGCGACGCGGTGCGGGCCGCCGCGCCCGTACTGCACGATGCCGTGCTCGACGCCCTCGGGCTCGAGATCACCGGCGGACAGCACGCCCCCGGTACGGCACTCACCCTGGAACAGCTGCAACAACGCTTCGGCGTCTCGCGCACCGTCATGCGGGAGGCGATGCGCATCCTCGAATCGCTGAACCTGGTCGCCTCGCGCCGCCGCGTCGGCCTGGTGGTGCAGCCGATGCACCGGTGGCGGGTGCTCGACCCACGGGTCATCCGCTGGCGTCTCGACGGCCCCGGCCGGGCCGACCAGCTACGTACCCTCACCGACCTGCGGGTGGCCGTCGAGCCGCTCGCCGCCGCCGGCGCCGCCCGGCACGCCACCGCCGACGACCGCGCGCGGCTGCGTACGCTGGCGACGCGGATGCGGCAACTCGGCGAGGCGGGCGAACTCGACGCGTTCCTGGCCGCCGACGTCGAGTTCCACGCGCTGCTGTTGCAGGCCTGCCTCAACGAGATGTTCACCGCACTGACCGGCGTGATCGCCGAGGTGCTCGCCGGCCGGACCGAGCACGGCCTGATGCCGAAGTGTCCCCGGCCGGTGGCGCTCGACCTGCACGACCAGGTCGCGACCTGCGTCGCGGCCGGCGACGCCTGGGGCGCCGAGACCGCGATGCGAGAGCTGGTCGAAGAGGTACGCGACGCGATCAGCACCACCCCGTCGGTCGGCACCGTCTGA
- a CDS encoding IS256 family transposase produces the protein MTALESVNPADLLRQQLAEGGPDVLAAMVTAFANALMSADADAVCGADYGQRSPERTNSRNGYRARQWDTRAGTVELAVPKLRHGSYFPDWLLEHRRRAEQALVTVVATSYLLGVSTRRVEKLAEQLGVTRLSKSQVSQMAQHLDAQVEAFRSRPLDSAHYTFVALDALTMKVREDGRTVNVACLVAVGVNADGHREVLGLDVCASEDGAGWIAFLRGLTARGLKGVRLVISDAHRGLVDAIGSALPGASWQRCRTHYLRNLLTKVPKSAQPWVATMVRTIFDQPDPGEVRAQYARVVDTINAKYPTAAEHLDQAREDLLAFTNFPHEIWRQIWSNNPQERLNKEIRRRTDVVGIFPNRAAVIRLVGAVLAEQTDEWTEQRRYIGPELLTKARQETPEDQQPDAVPQPKPALTTA, from the coding sequence ATGACCGCATTAGAGAGTGTGAACCCTGCCGACCTGCTACGCCAGCAACTGGCCGAGGGTGGCCCGGACGTGTTGGCGGCGATGGTGACCGCGTTCGCGAACGCGTTGATGTCCGCCGACGCCGACGCGGTCTGCGGGGCCGACTACGGCCAGCGCAGCCCGGAGCGGACGAACTCGCGTAACGGCTACCGGGCCCGACAGTGGGACACCCGGGCCGGAACGGTCGAGCTGGCGGTGCCGAAACTGCGTCACGGCTCGTACTTCCCGGACTGGCTGCTGGAACACCGACGCCGCGCCGAGCAGGCCCTGGTGACGGTCGTGGCCACCTCGTACCTGCTCGGGGTGTCGACCCGCAGGGTCGAGAAACTCGCCGAGCAGCTCGGCGTCACCAGGTTGTCGAAGTCGCAGGTGTCACAGATGGCGCAGCACCTCGACGCCCAGGTCGAGGCGTTCCGAAGCCGGCCCCTGGACTCCGCCCACTACACGTTCGTGGCGTTGGACGCGCTGACGATGAAGGTCCGCGAGGACGGCCGCACGGTCAACGTCGCCTGCCTGGTAGCGGTCGGCGTCAACGCCGACGGCCACCGCGAGGTCCTCGGCCTCGACGTGTGCGCCAGCGAGGACGGCGCCGGCTGGATCGCGTTCCTCCGCGGCCTGACCGCCCGCGGCCTCAAAGGCGTCCGCCTGGTCATCTCCGACGCCCACCGCGGCCTCGTCGACGCGATCGGCTCCGCCCTACCCGGCGCGTCCTGGCAACGCTGCCGCACCCACTACCTACGCAACCTGCTCACCAAGGTCCCCAAAAGCGCCCAACCATGGGTGGCGACCATGGTCCGCACCATCTTCGACCAGCCCGACCCTGGCGAGGTCCGCGCCCAGTACGCCCGCGTCGTCGACACCATCAACGCCAAGTACCCCACCGCCGCCGAACACCTCGACCAGGCCCGCGAGGACCTACTCGCCTTCACCAACTTCCCACACGAGATCTGGCGCCAGATCTGGTCCAACAACCCACAGGAACGGCTGAACAAGGAAATCCGACGCCGCACCGACGTCGTCGGGATCTTCCCCAACAGAGCCGCCGTCATCCGCCTCGTCGGAGCCGTCCTGGCCGAACAGACCGACGAATGGACCGAACAACGCCGCTACATCGGGCCCGAACTCCTCACCAAAGCCCGCCAGGAAACCCCCGAAGACCAACAACCCGACGCCGTGCCGCAACCCAAACCCGCACTGACCACCGCATAA
- a CDS encoding MMPL family transporter produces the protein MARLLYRLGFGAHRHRLPVVLLWLVVLAGSAVGAVALSGSTSNSFSIPGQESTIALDKIQDEFGAQGGASARVVVKAPDGQTLTTPDNAQAVGELVAQLGTLPGVGSATNPLDPAAPTINAQQDTAYSTVTYTAGVGDVTEEQREALFDAADDARAGGLTVEVTGEAIQTPPHIGGVVEVIGVVVALAILAVTYGSLVMAGMNLLTAAVGVGIGALGVTIATGFMDLQSTTPILATMLGLAVGIDYALFIINRHRQELRRGADVGTAIGTAVGTAGSAVVTAGLTVVIALTGLAVAGIPFLTQMGIAAAATIVVAVLIAITLVPAVLSYLGHRALPRKQRAAVGQSTDAHERGFYRGWIDGLTRHRVLALLLTVAALGVVSIPVASMQTTLVPIQPEGSTQARGEQLLADGFGAGFNGPLVVLFEGDQAVQAATAAAGTIPGLDDVAVVTPATPNADGTAAMLTVIPQSGPTDEATEQLVTDLRDQLADLDGATTYVTGSTAVSLDVATTLDRALPVYLAVVVGLALILLVLVFRSILVPLVGVLGFLLTIGSSLGATVAVFQWGWLADAVNLDTTGPLISLTPIVVIGILFGLAMDYQVFLVSRMHEAHSHGALPRAAIATGFRQAAPVVVAAALIMFSVFAGFVPSGDPTIKSIAFALAIGIFVDAFVVRMVLVPAALALLGRSAWWLPGWLRWLPTLDVEGAGLEKHDNSRIEEKVAVKAGR, from the coding sequence ATGGCTCGTCTGTTGTACCGACTCGGTTTCGGCGCCCACCGGCACCGGCTGCCCGTGGTCCTGCTGTGGCTGGTGGTCCTGGCCGGCTCGGCCGTCGGCGCGGTGGCCCTGTCCGGAAGCACCTCGAACTCCTTCTCCATCCCGGGCCAGGAGTCCACCATCGCCCTGGACAAGATCCAGGACGAGTTCGGCGCGCAGGGCGGTGCGTCCGCGCGCGTGGTGGTCAAGGCCCCCGACGGTCAGACCCTGACCACCCCGGACAACGCCCAGGCCGTCGGTGAGCTGGTGGCCCAACTGGGCACGCTGCCCGGCGTCGGCTCGGCGACCAACCCGCTCGACCCCGCCGCGCCGACGATCAACGCCCAACAGGACACCGCCTACAGCACGGTGACGTACACCGCCGGGGTCGGCGATGTCACCGAAGAGCAGCGGGAGGCGCTGTTCGACGCCGCCGACGACGCCCGGGCCGGCGGGCTCACCGTCGAGGTCACCGGCGAAGCCATCCAGACGCCGCCGCACATCGGCGGCGTGGTCGAGGTGATCGGCGTCGTCGTCGCCCTGGCCATCCTCGCGGTGACGTACGGGTCGCTCGTCATGGCCGGCATGAACCTGCTGACCGCGGCCGTCGGTGTCGGCATCGGCGCGCTCGGCGTCACCATCGCCACCGGCTTCATGGACCTGCAGTCCACGACCCCGATCCTGGCCACGATGCTCGGTCTGGCCGTCGGTATCGACTACGCCCTGTTCATCATCAACCGCCATCGGCAGGAACTGCGGCGCGGTGCCGACGTCGGCACCGCGATCGGCACCGCCGTCGGCACGGCCGGATCGGCGGTCGTCACCGCCGGCCTCACCGTGGTCATCGCGCTGACCGGTCTGGCCGTCGCCGGAATCCCGTTCCTGACCCAGATGGGCATCGCCGCCGCCGCGACCATCGTGGTCGCGGTCCTCATCGCCATCACCCTCGTCCCGGCGGTGCTGAGCTACCTCGGCCACCGCGCCCTGCCCCGCAAGCAGCGCGCAGCCGTCGGGCAGAGCACCGACGCCCACGAGCGCGGCTTCTACCGCGGCTGGATCGACGGGCTCACCAGGCACCGGGTGCTGGCACTGCTGCTGACCGTCGCCGCCCTGGGCGTCGTCTCCATCCCGGTGGCGTCGATGCAGACCACCCTCGTACCCATCCAGCCCGAGGGAAGCACCCAGGCCCGTGGCGAACAACTGCTCGCCGACGGATTCGGCGCCGGCTTCAACGGCCCCCTCGTGGTCCTGTTCGAGGGCGACCAGGCGGTCCAGGCGGCCACCGCTGCCGCCGGCACGATCCCCGGCCTCGACGACGTCGCCGTCGTCACCCCGGCCACCCCGAACGCCGACGGCACCGCCGCCATGCTCACCGTGATCCCGCAGTCCGGGCCCACCGACGAAGCCACCGAACAGCTCGTCACCGACCTGCGTGACCAACTGGCGGACCTCGACGGCGCCACGACGTACGTCACCGGCTCCACCGCCGTCAGCCTGGACGTGGCCACCACCCTCGACCGGGCCCTGCCGGTCTATCTGGCCGTGGTCGTCGGCCTGGCCCTGATCCTGCTGGTGCTGGTCTTCCGCTCCATCCTGGTACCGCTCGTCGGCGTGCTCGGCTTCCTGCTGACGATCGGCTCCTCGCTCGGCGCCACCGTCGCGGTGTTCCAGTGGGGCTGGCTGGCCGACGCGGTCAACCTCGACACCACCGGCCCGCTGATCAGCCTCACCCCGATCGTGGTGATCGGCATCCTGTTCGGCCTCGCCATGGACTACCAGGTCTTCCTGGTCTCCCGGATGCACGAGGCGCACAGCCACGGCGCACTCCCCCGGGCCGCCATCGCCACCGGGTTCCGCCAGGCCGCCCCCGTCGTCGTCGCCGCGGCGCTGATCATGTTCTCGGTCTTCGCCGGGTTCGTACCCAGCGGCGACCCGACGATCAAGTCCATCGCGTTCGCGCTGGCCATCGGCATCTTCGTCGACGCCTTCGTGGTCCGCATGGTCCTGGTCCCCGCGGCGCTGGCCCTGCTCGGCCGCAGCGCCTGGTGGCTGCCCGGCTGGCTGCGCTGGCTGCCGACCCTCGACGTCGAGGGCGCGGGCCTGGAGAAGCACGACAACTCCCGGATCGAGGAGAAGGTCGCCGTCAAGGCCGGCCGGTAG
- a CDS encoding alpha/beta hydrolase-fold protein codes for MPVAHPQPASTRRLRQGLTVSLAAGLTVAAGALAAPAATAAPASNLGPKVVQTNQAPTGNSVTFRYQAPAGVESVQIYGEWWFSKAESVTCQGCGDARNGGQWQPGDILADPWRALPMEKGADGVWTFTTPLPSGTFRYAFTHDCTSPTASGCTLHPDPANPLEVLPHDEATGALLSRVYVPNSKRFPTYDNDYQAPVAANKAGKLEQRWYDSPLSTSPAGKHDVVVYLPHGYDPKRSTPYPTLYLSHGGGGNATDWTVEGVAHQILENAVRDGAAQSMVIVSTDFNGLPNGNQGYVDELRNNVIPFVEQNYNVSTRAVDRAFGGLSAGGARALTLLYDNTDLVGYHAAWGAAGGAVTPTQEQIDRLKAVPGGIHVGTGLQDWLANIAPNSVARTEAWRAAGIEVTEHNVDGVHVWDIWRQMLNDYLRTVAFRTTTTSLDVDTTPAGNSHRVKVTATAEVDSVTVSDRAPSGKVDFYAGDKYLGSAPIRNGVAQFKGTVSGGLDQPVTARYQGDSLYNTSESAAANAG; via the coding sequence ATGCCCGTTGCACACCCGCAGCCAGCGTCGACACGCCGGCTGCGCCAAGGACTGACCGTCTCGCTCGCCGCCGGCCTGACGGTCGCCGCCGGCGCCCTCGCCGCCCCCGCCGCGACCGCGGCACCGGCCTCGAACCTCGGGCCGAAGGTCGTCCAGACCAACCAGGCGCCGACCGGCAACTCGGTCACCTTCCGGTACCAGGCACCCGCCGGCGTCGAGTCGGTCCAGATCTACGGCGAGTGGTGGTTCTCCAAGGCGGAGAGCGTCACCTGCCAGGGCTGCGGTGACGCCCGCAACGGCGGCCAGTGGCAGCCGGGCGACATCCTGGCCGACCCGTGGCGCGCACTGCCGATGGAGAAGGGCGCCGACGGCGTGTGGACGTTCACCACGCCGCTGCCCTCCGGCACCTTCCGGTACGCGTTCACCCACGACTGCACCAGCCCCACCGCGAGCGGCTGCACCCTGCACCCCGACCCGGCCAACCCGCTGGAGGTGCTGCCCCACGACGAGGCCACCGGCGCCCTGCTCAGCCGCGTCTACGTGCCGAACAGCAAGCGGTTCCCCACCTACGACAACGACTACCAGGCACCGGTCGCCGCCAACAAGGCCGGCAAGCTGGAGCAGCGCTGGTACGACTCGCCGCTGTCCACCAGCCCGGCGGGCAAGCACGACGTCGTCGTCTACCTGCCGCACGGCTACGACCCGAAGCGCTCGACCCCGTACCCGACCCTGTACCTCAGCCACGGCGGCGGCGGCAACGCCACCGACTGGACCGTGGAGGGCGTGGCCCACCAGATCCTGGAGAACGCCGTACGGGACGGCGCGGCACAGTCGATGGTCATCGTCTCCACCGACTTCAACGGCCTGCCGAACGGCAACCAGGGTTACGTCGACGAACTGCGGAACAACGTCATTCCCTTCGTCGAGCAGAACTACAACGTCTCCACCCGCGCCGTCGACCGGGCCTTCGGTGGACTGTCCGCGGGCGGCGCCCGCGCCCTGACGCTCCTCTACGACAACACCGACCTGGTCGGCTACCACGCCGCCTGGGGCGCGGCCGGCGGCGCGGTAACGCCGACGCAGGAGCAGATCGACCGGCTGAAGGCCGTGCCCGGCGGCATCCACGTCGGCACCGGCCTGCAGGACTGGCTGGCCAACATCGCCCCGAACTCGGTCGCCCGGACCGAGGCCTGGCGGGCGGCCGGCATCGAGGTCACCGAGCACAACGTAGACGGCGTGCACGTCTGGGACATCTGGCGGCAGATGCTCAACGACTACCTGCGTACGGTGGCGTTCCGTACCACCACCACGAGCCTGGACGTCGACACCACCCCGGCCGGCAACTCGCACCGGGTCAAGGTCACCGCGACCGCCGAGGTCGACTCGGTGACCGTCAGCGACCGCGCGCCGTCCGGCAAGGTCGACTTCTACGCCGGCGACAAGTACCTCGGCTCCGCGCCGATCCGCAACGGGGTCGCCCAGTTCAAGGGCACCGTCAGCGGCGGCCTCGACCAGCCGGTGACCGCCCGCTACCAGGGCGACAGCCTGTACAACACATCGGAGAGCGCGGCCGCGAACGCCGGCTGA
- a CDS encoding cellulose binding domain-containing protein encodes MLHKFGVLLAAATVVVAGWATTAGAGAPATVPAPAQTSPPACPPVLPISGMVTASTATSLTVSYSIMLSPPCGYDPPITVSLFASRADAEQWRAPVAAATSGPQRYGTVTVGGLTPDTEYWFRLSDVEGRQDRYIVGGPARTAAQPACTATAAVTSAWDGGFVASVTVRNTGAEPIDGWRVRWQWPGDERIQTAWNAVPDSTDTGPAVRDAGYNATLPPGGSATFGLLVATSAAPPTIALSCGR; translated from the coding sequence ATGCTGCACAAATTCGGCGTACTCCTGGCCGCCGCCACGGTGGTCGTGGCCGGCTGGGCCACGACCGCCGGCGCCGGCGCGCCGGCCACCGTCCCGGCCCCGGCACAGACCAGCCCGCCGGCCTGCCCGCCGGTGCTGCCGATCAGCGGGATGGTGACCGCGTCGACCGCGACCAGTCTCACCGTCAGCTACTCGATCATGCTCAGCCCGCCGTGCGGGTACGACCCGCCGATCACGGTCAGCCTGTTCGCCAGCCGGGCCGACGCCGAGCAGTGGCGTGCCCCGGTCGCCGCGGCGACCTCGGGACCACAGCGATACGGCACGGTGACGGTCGGCGGGCTGACCCCCGACACCGAGTACTGGTTCCGACTCAGTGACGTCGAGGGCCGCCAGGACCGCTACATCGTCGGCGGACCGGCCCGGACCGCCGCCCAGCCGGCGTGCACCGCCACGGCGGCCGTCACGTCCGCCTGGGACGGCGGCTTCGTCGCCTCGGTCACCGTACGCAACACCGGCGCCGAACCGATCGACGGCTGGCGGGTCCGGTGGCAGTGGCCCGGCGACGAACGGATCCAGACGGCGTGGAACGCGGTGCCGGACAGCACGGACACCGGCCCCGCGGTCCGCGACGCCGGCTACAACGCCACCCTGCCGCCGGGCGGGTCGGCGACGTTCGGTCTGCTCGTGGCGACCAGCGCCGCACCGCCCACCATCGCGCTGTCCTGCGGCCGCTGA
- a CDS encoding phytanoyl-CoA dioxygenase family protein — protein MGETADTDQSPAVAALQDDGFVVLPALLSDEELAAAVRHADRLLDGVAWSDNDFDGRRTRRVYSLLGRLGAFEPLLTHPSVRRLVTARLGEVHQFGMLFLSAVDPGQGSQPLHFDAGVYPLPREVEAETNVIWALDDFTAENGATMIAPGSHRWPAGRRPQRHELVPVVMSAGSAVVYSGRLWHAAGENRAETTRRALICEHVLPWLRPADNHTLATGVDQLRSLPPELRRLAGVAPASEYLGLVGGEDPEQWLLRSTHSH, from the coding sequence ATGGGCGAGACTGCCGACACCGATCAGAGTCCCGCCGTGGCGGCGTTGCAGGACGATGGCTTCGTTGTACTGCCCGCGCTGCTGTCCGATGAGGAGTTGGCTGCGGCCGTCCGGCACGCGGACCGCCTTCTGGACGGGGTCGCCTGGAGCGACAACGACTTCGACGGCCGACGCACCCGCCGGGTCTACTCCCTGCTGGGCCGCCTCGGCGCCTTCGAACCGCTGCTGACCCATCCCTCGGTGCGTCGCCTCGTCACGGCACGCCTGGGCGAGGTCCACCAGTTCGGCATGTTGTTCCTCTCCGCGGTCGACCCGGGCCAGGGATCCCAGCCGCTGCACTTCGACGCCGGCGTCTATCCCCTTCCGCGTGAGGTCGAGGCGGAAACCAACGTCATCTGGGCTCTCGACGACTTCACCGCGGAGAACGGCGCAACCATGATCGCGCCCGGCAGCCACCGCTGGCCCGCCGGCCGGCGCCCACAGCGGCACGAACTGGTGCCGGTCGTGATGTCCGCCGGAAGCGCCGTGGTCTACAGCGGTCGGCTGTGGCACGCCGCCGGCGAGAACCGTGCCGAGACCACGCGCCGCGCACTGATCTGCGAGCACGTCCTGCCGTGGCTGCGACCCGCGGACAATCACACCCTCGCCACCGGAGTCGACCAGTTGCGGAGCCTCCCGCCGGAACTTCGCCGCCTCGCCGGTGTGGCACCCGCGAGCGAATACCTCGGGCTCGTCGGCGGTGAAGACCCCGAGCAGTGGCTGCTGCGGTCGACCCACTCCCACTAG
- a CDS encoding (R)-mandelonitrile lyase, whose product MRILTKQPTVKGPAEMFTGEVWFDVIVKGEEPSRVRVNTVRFAPGARTAWHRHAVGQTLHVTDGVGLVQARGSEVITVRPGDTIHTPPGEWHWHGATPDAFMIHLAIWEGPQAGTETEWGPLVTDEEYGRSRGH is encoded by the coding sequence ATGCGGATCCTGACGAAGCAGCCGACCGTCAAGGGGCCGGCCGAGATGTTCACCGGTGAGGTCTGGTTCGACGTGATCGTCAAGGGCGAGGAGCCCTCCCGGGTACGGGTCAACACGGTCCGGTTCGCCCCCGGCGCCCGTACCGCCTGGCACCGGCACGCCGTCGGGCAGACCCTGCACGTGACCGACGGCGTCGGCCTGGTGCAGGCCCGCGGGAGCGAGGTGATCACCGTGCGGCCCGGGGACACCATCCACACCCCGCCCGGCGAATGGCACTGGCACGGCGCCACACCGGACGCTTTCATGATCCACCTGGCGATCTGGGAAGGTCCGCAGGCCGGCACCGAAACCGAGTGGGGCCCGCTGGTCACGGACGAGGAGTACGGCCGGTCGCGCGGACACTAG
- a CDS encoding TetR/AcrR family transcriptional regulator: MAHVHRQLVDEGILDRAAALFAQHGFTHTSLKTVADAVGLSKAGLLHHYPTKEALYQATQQSVRAQGQRVYDQVAQMPPGPARDRRAVELLTDVALDRPGLVAQAFSSLTTPPTDPQPDHLDDIAALVFATFAVDAAEPSERLVRVIGALSALAVLSLSVNRAGDKTTWRPHIVATCLDALGHHRRDPSSSSPQVEA; the protein is encoded by the coding sequence ATGGCACACGTTCACCGCCAACTGGTCGACGAGGGGATCCTCGACCGCGCGGCGGCGCTGTTCGCCCAGCACGGGTTCACCCACACCTCGCTGAAGACCGTCGCCGACGCCGTCGGCCTGTCCAAGGCCGGCCTCCTGCACCACTACCCGACCAAGGAAGCCCTCTACCAGGCGACCCAACAGTCGGTCCGGGCCCAGGGGCAACGCGTGTACGACCAGGTCGCGCAGATGCCGCCCGGCCCGGCCCGCGACCGGCGGGCGGTGGAACTGCTGACCGACGTCGCGCTGGACCGGCCCGGCCTGGTCGCCCAGGCGTTCAGTTCGCTGACCACGCCACCGACCGACCCTCAGCCCGACCATCTCGACGACATCGCGGCGCTCGTCTTCGCCACGTTCGCCGTCGACGCGGCCGAGCCGAGCGAACGGCTGGTCCGGGTCATCGGCGCGCTGAGCGCGCTGGCCGTACTCAGCCTGTCGGTCAACCGGGCCGGCGACAAGACCACGTGGCGGCCACACATCGTCGCGACCTGCCTCGACGCGCTCGGTCACCACCGGCGCGACCCATCGTCCAGTTCACCTCAGGTGGAGGCCTGA